The genomic segment AGCAACTACCATTGCCTCTTCTATTTTATTAAAATCTTTTTTTGTAAGTATCCCAAAATTTTTGCTGTATACATATCTTCCAGTTGAAACTACGTCAGCAACCTTAATTGATGGCTTAAAAGTAAAATAGGTATTCACATATGAAATACTTTTAGCAATATCATTATCCGTTAACTTTTTTAAACTCTTTTCAAATATATAGATATTGCCATTGTAATTTTTAATAATATTTGAGATAATTTTTAATAATGTGCTCTTACCACTTCCATTTGGTCCTATAATTGAGAGGACACAATTATTTGCCACTGAAAACTTATCTATCTTAAGGCTAAAACCATTGTCATAGGAAAAAGAGAGATTCTTCACTTCAACAATCATAATCTATACCTTACTAAATAAATAAAAACAGGTGTTCCTATTATTGCAGTAATAGCCCCTAAGGGTATCTCAAAAGGGTAGAACATAACCTTAAATAGGGTATCTACAACCATAACAAAAATACCACCTAAAAAAAATGCACTCAACATATTTATTCTATGGTCCATTCCAAAAACCATCTTTACTATATGTGGTACAATTATGCCAATAAATCCAATAGCACCACAAAGAGACACTGTTAAGGCTGTAATAATTGATCCTAATATATAAATTCTCATTGATAACTTTTTAAGATTAATACCAGAATTAATTGTTATCTCATCGCCCAATAGATAGATATTTAATCTCGGTGATTCTAAATATAGTATAAAGGAAAATAACACTACAATAAATAATATTATTGCAACTGTAAAAGGATTTAATAGTGTAGTATCCCCCATATACCATAAAAGTATATTCTTTGTAAATTTATCACTCATAACCGAGCTAAAGAATGTGATAATTGATGCAAAAAAGAAGTTTATGCCCACACCTATTAAGATTAGGACATTTATAGTTATTTTATTAATACCGCCTGAAAGCCTATAAATAATAAAGATAGTAGCTAATGCCAATACGAAACTTAAAAATTGCCTATAAATAACTGAATCAAAGCCAATCAATAGTGATAAAACCACACCAAAGGCAGCTGCACCGGAAATGCCAAGAATGTATGGATCAGCTAAGGGGTTTCTAAAAAATGTCTGAAAGGTTAAGCCAACAATAGATAAACTTGCGCCCACCATAAAATCAGCAAGTAGCCGCGGGAATCTAA from the Deferribacterota bacterium genome contains:
- a CDS encoding iron ABC transporter permease, producing the protein MFLLLLFVLTLFILLSFGGNNVSFIDFFQTENRILLFEIRFPRLLADFMVGASLSIVGLTFQTFFRNPLADPYILGISGAAAFGVVLSLLIGFDSVIYRQFLSFVLALATIFIIYRLSGGINKITINVLILIGVGINFFFASIITFFSSVMSDKFTKNILLWYMGDTTLLNPFTVAIILFIVVLFSFILYLESPRLNIYLLGDEITINSGINLKKLSMRIYILGSIITALTVSLCGAIGFIGIIVPHIVKMVFGMDHRINMLSAFFLGGIFVMVVDTLFKVMFYPFEIPLGAITAIIGTPVFIYLVRYRL